In Myxococcus guangdongensis, one genomic interval encodes:
- a CDS encoding plectin 1 isoform 8 has protein sequence MPSPPEEVDPLADLRDSLDLEDTGVQAAPPAPTATALPRPQPKPPPSAPPPAAPPPLPPRRPAASPALSSAGTGAAKAPATTPAPIATTPAPVSRAVRVPGDDPFKEAAEPRMPMGASPEEKLEYFRAVVRQKTETLARARTLYAERDGEVTGLKQSLTQVRKEAAEAKAQLGVVKDSPAKLAQTSEALAGAEKRATDAEAKLATVEAELSAVEADRKDLSRALAEVESEVPRLTAELHDERESRGAVAEELVGAKEALSLAQDRVAELAAEKSEAQGALEAVQEQYQQVLSDVERLGGELETATGERDSFGLRVGQLEAALAEAQGALSAVESESDWSKSSLEEAQGRSRTLEEERDQARRQLAVVEEGLRTLQAQISELEKALALKDAEIVGLRAALTARTTEASELPVLRQALEGRAAEVARLNARLETEAARATERTQALEEGLAQAGERAQVAEGEAAALKEALEALEVEQVSLRDRMEADAAALGEAAQLAEAKVGEVSAALDAAHVERDELKKQLAAAEMKTATTDAERVGLAARVTMLETASGQREAELVRVQGALAQAKEEVSLERVRREAAEAERSDAQVHAAEVEARADALAEGQGGAEAQLVELREELEAARAEADKAERLQQRLKMLEGALEAAKNDAARATQAAQSAQAGKQKEEAAAQAAETRLKDVEVARLELASRLQDVEATRVELASKLEDAEARLARAESSQAGKAQESTQARAASEKKLEEAKAALSAAETKLRAEQQAREALEQKLAQAPQAAATGAVPADWEAEREGLKTDAANLKRKLVAAETALEAAAGYKAKIAKLEAQLKGRK, from the coding sequence ATGCCGTCACCTCCGGAAGAGGTGGATCCGCTCGCGGACCTGCGCGACAGCCTGGACCTGGAGGACACTGGCGTCCAAGCGGCCCCCCCCGCCCCCACCGCCACTGCCCTCCCCAGGCCCCAGCCCAAGCCCCCGCCTTCGGCGCCACCGCCCGCTGCTCCGCCCCCTCTGCCCCCACGCCGTCCGGCGGCGTCCCCGGCTTTGTCGTCGGCGGGCACGGGCGCGGCCAAGGCCCCCGCGACCACGCCCGCCCCCATCGCCACCACCCCCGCCCCCGTTTCGCGGGCGGTGCGGGTGCCCGGGGATGATCCCTTCAAGGAAGCAGCCGAGCCCCGGATGCCCATGGGGGCTTCTCCGGAGGAGAAGCTCGAGTACTTCCGGGCCGTCGTCCGCCAGAAGACGGAGACCCTGGCCCGGGCGCGCACCCTGTACGCCGAGCGCGACGGGGAGGTGACCGGTCTCAAGCAGTCGCTCACCCAGGTGCGCAAGGAGGCCGCGGAGGCCAAGGCGCAGCTGGGCGTGGTGAAGGACTCGCCGGCGAAGCTGGCGCAGACCTCGGAGGCCCTGGCCGGCGCGGAGAAGCGCGCGACGGACGCCGAGGCGAAGCTCGCCACGGTGGAGGCGGAGCTGTCCGCGGTGGAGGCGGACCGCAAGGACCTGTCGCGGGCGCTCGCGGAGGTGGAGTCGGAGGTCCCCCGGCTGACGGCGGAGCTCCACGACGAGCGCGAGTCGCGGGGCGCGGTGGCCGAGGAGCTGGTGGGCGCCAAGGAGGCGCTGTCGCTGGCCCAGGACCGCGTCGCGGAGCTGGCGGCGGAGAAGTCCGAGGCGCAGGGCGCGCTGGAGGCCGTCCAGGAGCAGTACCAGCAGGTGCTCTCCGACGTGGAGCGGCTGGGCGGCGAGCTGGAGACGGCGACGGGCGAGCGCGACTCGTTCGGTCTGCGCGTGGGCCAGCTGGAGGCCGCGCTCGCCGAGGCGCAGGGCGCGCTCTCCGCGGTGGAGAGCGAGAGCGACTGGTCCAAGAGCTCGCTGGAGGAGGCGCAGGGCCGCTCGCGCACGCTGGAGGAGGAGCGCGACCAGGCGCGCCGTCAGCTCGCGGTGGTGGAGGAGGGGCTGCGCACGCTGCAGGCGCAAATCTCCGAGCTGGAGAAGGCGCTGGCCCTGAAGGACGCCGAAATCGTGGGCCTGCGCGCGGCGCTCACCGCGCGCACCACGGAGGCCTCCGAGCTGCCCGTGCTGCGGCAGGCGCTGGAGGGCCGCGCCGCCGAGGTGGCCCGGCTGAACGCGCGGCTGGAGACCGAGGCCGCGCGCGCGACGGAGCGCACCCAGGCCCTGGAAGAGGGGCTCGCGCAGGCCGGTGAGCGGGCGCAGGTGGCGGAGGGCGAGGCCGCGGCGCTCAAGGAGGCGCTGGAGGCGCTGGAGGTCGAGCAGGTCTCGCTGCGCGACCGCATGGAGGCGGACGCGGCGGCGCTGGGCGAGGCGGCGCAGCTGGCCGAGGCGAAGGTGGGCGAGGTGTCCGCGGCGCTGGACGCCGCGCACGTCGAGCGTGACGAGCTCAAGAAGCAGCTCGCCGCGGCGGAGATGAAGACCGCCACCACGGACGCCGAGCGCGTGGGGCTGGCCGCGCGGGTGACCATGCTGGAGACGGCCTCCGGGCAGCGCGAGGCGGAGCTCGTCCGGGTGCAGGGCGCGCTCGCGCAGGCGAAGGAAGAGGTGTCGCTGGAGCGCGTGCGCCGCGAGGCTGCGGAGGCGGAGCGCTCCGACGCGCAGGTGCACGCGGCGGAAGTGGAAGCCCGCGCGGACGCCTTGGCGGAGGGGCAGGGCGGCGCCGAGGCCCAGCTCGTGGAGCTGCGCGAGGAGCTGGAGGCCGCGCGCGCCGAGGCGGACAAGGCGGAGCGGCTCCAGCAGCGGCTGAAGATGCTGGAGGGCGCGCTGGAGGCGGCCAAGAACGACGCGGCCCGCGCGACCCAGGCGGCCCAGAGCGCGCAGGCCGGCAAGCAGAAGGAGGAGGCGGCGGCCCAGGCGGCGGAGACCCGCCTCAAGGACGTGGAGGTCGCGCGGCTGGAGCTGGCCTCGAGGCTCCAGGACGTGGAGGCGACGCGGGTGGAGCTGGCCTCGAAGCTCGAGGACGCAGAGGCCCGGCTCGCTCGCGCGGAGTCCTCGCAGGCGGGCAAGGCGCAGGAGTCCACCCAGGCGCGCGCCGCGTCCGAGAAGAAGCTGGAGGAGGCGAAGGCGGCGCTGTCCGCGGCCGAGACGAAGCTGCGCGCCGAGCAGCAGGCCCGCGAGGCGCTGGAGCAGAAGCTGGCCCAGGCGCCACAGGCCGCGGCGACGGGCGCTGTGCCCGCCGACTGGGAGGCCGAGCGGGAGGGCCTCAAGACGGACGCGGCCAACCTCAAGCGCAAGCTGGTGGCGGCCGAGACGGCGCTCGAGGCGGCGGCCGGCTACAAGGCGAAGATCGCCAAACTGGAAGCGCAATTGAAGGGCCGGAAGTAG
- a CDS encoding DUF4388 domain-containing protein, whose protein sequence is MFPSPSQVLRQREGLLADTPFPLLLQALMTEERTCTLELKVRQREKRILFEDGSPVACQSNLLHETLGKYLVEKGKLSEVDYQKSLAESVSSGMQMGGLLVQKGLISPFDLYKQLQANLAHKLLDCFRWVDAKYRLIADVETPDASVRMNTAQLILTGVEGVMPFDAVATHFTFTDERRFGQMPALESGPKLSSKDARLLQQLRQRPTFNELMERTGFDTETVLRRLYALCLLGVAGFVEDVDARAVELSSRAVPVATPPPEPVAPEPVAARGLPFSDEDVATRDALVSAFLSHRSKDPFALLEVPEDVQPLPLRRAFLAWAERYSPLRFQTPELKDKAESLLAAYARAYGTLSDAEQNLLWRKRRAAHREKERTATGRPSTAEQFRIRTDLLDAKTQFDEARRRLTDKQYAGAFEYFEYACDIEPKPLHHAWRAWARYLMKPESHGRLALQELQEVVRQEPGLEDGWALLGEVAQGEGQWALADEALRKAFKINPKNRRYVELIQEMARRR, encoded by the coding sequence ATGTTTCCCTCCCCGTCGCAGGTGCTCCGGCAGCGCGAGGGATTGCTCGCGGACACGCCCTTCCCGCTGCTGCTCCAGGCGCTGATGACGGAGGAGCGCACGTGCACGCTGGAGCTGAAGGTGCGCCAGCGCGAGAAGCGCATCCTCTTCGAGGACGGCTCGCCCGTGGCGTGCCAGTCCAACCTGCTCCACGAGACGCTGGGGAAGTACCTGGTGGAGAAGGGCAAGCTGTCGGAGGTCGACTACCAGAAGTCCCTGGCGGAGAGCGTCTCCTCGGGCATGCAGATGGGCGGGCTGCTGGTGCAGAAGGGGCTCATCAGCCCGTTCGACTTGTACAAGCAGCTCCAGGCGAACCTGGCCCACAAGCTGCTCGACTGCTTCCGGTGGGTGGACGCGAAGTACCGCCTCATCGCGGACGTGGAGACGCCCGACGCGAGCGTGCGGATGAACACCGCGCAGCTCATCCTCACGGGCGTGGAGGGCGTGATGCCCTTCGACGCGGTGGCCACCCACTTCACCTTCACCGACGAGCGTCGCTTCGGGCAGATGCCCGCCTTGGAGTCGGGCCCCAAGCTGTCGTCCAAGGACGCGCGGCTGCTCCAGCAGCTTCGCCAGCGCCCCACCTTCAACGAGCTGATGGAGCGCACGGGCTTCGACACGGAGACGGTGCTGCGGCGGCTGTACGCGCTGTGCCTCCTGGGCGTCGCGGGCTTCGTGGAGGACGTGGACGCCCGGGCCGTGGAGCTGTCCTCGCGCGCCGTGCCCGTGGCCACTCCACCCCCGGAGCCCGTGGCGCCCGAGCCCGTCGCCGCCCGGGGCCTGCCCTTCAGCGATGAGGACGTGGCCACGCGCGACGCGCTGGTGTCGGCCTTCCTCTCGCACCGGAGCAAGGACCCCTTCGCCCTGCTGGAGGTCCCCGAGGACGTGCAGCCCCTGCCGCTGCGCCGGGCCTTCCTCGCCTGGGCCGAGCGCTACTCACCCCTGCGCTTCCAGACGCCCGAGCTCAAGGACAAGGCCGAGTCCCTCCTCGCCGCCTACGCCCGCGCCTACGGCACCCTGTCCGACGCGGAGCAGAACCTGCTGTGGCGAAAGCGCCGCGCCGCCCACCGCGAGAAGGAGCGCACCGCCACCGGGCGCCCCTCCACCGCCGAGCAGTTCCGCATCCGCACAGACCTGCTCGACGCGAAGACGCAGTTCGACGAGGCCCGCCGCCGCCTCACCGACAAGCAGTACGCCGGCGCGTTCGAGTACTTCGAGTACGCCTGCGACATCGAGCCCAAGCCCCTGCACCACGCCTGGCGCGCCTGGGCCCGATACCTGATGAAGCCCGAGTCCCATGGCCGGCTGGCCCTCCAGGAGCTCCAGGAGGTGGTCCGCCAGGAGCCCGGTCTGGAGGACGGCTGGGCCCTCCTGGGCGAGGTGGCCCAGGGCGAGGGCCAGTGGGCCCTGGCCGACGAGGCCCTGCGCAAGGCCTTCAAAATCAACCCGAAGAACCGCCGCTACGTGGAGCTCATCCAGGAGATGGCCCGCCGCCGCTAG
- a CDS encoding metal-dependent hydrolase, which translates to MDNLAHSLVGAWMAEAGLKRYTPLATATLVIGANLPDVDAVVTFAGSDASLYWRRGWTHGVLMLAIWPFVLTGLMLAWDRFVRRRREPGLEPARAGPLFLLSTLSILSHPALDWLNTYGVRLLMPFDGAWFYGDTLFIIDPWVWLLAGAAVIMADARTRKSAAGWMVLGIASTALVTVPDFVPWPAKVLWVVGVAAIVWLRLKGTQVVSTQRVATVCGVGLVLYLGAILLGSQVAAPRAKAWLEGQGQPVERVIAGPVPANPFVRDLIAVGKDRYHFVTADFLKGGEEHLRINGPSLPREPNPGPVIQAALAAPHLRGLSNWLRLPTYQVSETARGWRVTIDDVRYSRMQSGGLGSAVVELDKDLELVRPPPSNGAH; encoded by the coding sequence ATGGACAATCTCGCGCACTCACTCGTCGGGGCCTGGATGGCGGAGGCGGGGCTCAAGCGATACACGCCGCTGGCCACCGCGACGCTCGTCATCGGCGCCAACCTCCCGGATGTGGACGCGGTGGTGACGTTCGCGGGCTCGGATGCCTCGCTGTACTGGCGACGCGGGTGGACGCACGGCGTGTTGATGCTGGCCATCTGGCCGTTCGTGCTCACGGGGTTGATGCTGGCGTGGGACCGCTTCGTGCGCAGGCGCCGCGAGCCGGGGCTGGAGCCCGCGCGCGCGGGACCGCTGTTCTTGTTGTCGACGCTGTCGATATTGAGTCATCCCGCGTTGGATTGGCTCAACACGTATGGCGTGCGGTTGTTGATGCCGTTCGACGGGGCGTGGTTCTACGGGGACACGTTGTTCATCATCGACCCGTGGGTGTGGTTGCTCGCGGGAGCGGCGGTCATCATGGCGGATGCGCGCACGCGCAAGTCCGCGGCGGGGTGGATGGTGTTGGGCATCGCGAGCACGGCGCTCGTGACGGTGCCCGACTTCGTGCCGTGGCCCGCGAAGGTGCTGTGGGTGGTGGGCGTGGCGGCGATCGTGTGGCTGCGATTGAAGGGGACGCAGGTGGTGTCCACGCAGCGCGTGGCCACGGTGTGCGGCGTGGGACTGGTGTTGTACCTGGGGGCCATCTTGCTGGGCTCGCAGGTGGCGGCGCCTCGCGCGAAGGCGTGGCTGGAGGGACAGGGGCAGCCGGTGGAGCGCGTCATCGCGGGGCCGGTGCCGGCGAACCCCTTCGTGCGAGACCTCATCGCGGTGGGGAAGGACCGCTATCACTTCGTGACGGCGGACTTCCTGAAGGGCGGAGAGGAGCACCTGCGCATCAACGGTCCGAGCCTGCCACGCGAGCCGAATCCCGGCCCGGTCATCCAGGCCGCGCTCGCGGCGCCGCACCTGCGCGGCTTGTCGAACTGGTTGCGCCTGCCCACGTATCAGGTGAGCGAGACGGCGCGGGGATGGCGCGTCACCATCGATGACGTGCGCTACTCGCGGATGCAGAGTGGAGGACTGGGCTCCGCGGTGGTCGAGCTGGACAAGGACCTCGAGCTCGTTCGCCCCCCTCCGAGCAACGGAGCGCATTGA
- a CDS encoding M16 family metallopeptidase, with amino-acid sequence MAIRYALPNGLTVVFEEQHAAKVAAFQVWVKVGSADERPDQAGLAHLHEHMLFKGTERRGPGEIARDVEAHGGEINAWTSYDQTVYHIVIASQFARTGLDILGDAVRRSAFDAEELAREIEVVCEEIKRSQDTPSRRASRDLFSTAFQRHPYRLPVLGTAESVRSFSREKVLEFYHRYYTPKNMVLSVSGDLSEAELRGWVDEIFGGDWGRPFEGEVKRPEEPAPTARRVLLRPDEVKEAWLHLTFPIPEAAHPDTPALDVLAMMVGQGEASRLTREVKRRHNLVNDIHAFAYTPQDPGLFSVSMTLQPGHCERALEEAAKALATMRVTPVTEDELSTTKALLEAEAVYQRETVQGVARKMGYFQSGMGSLEAEARYYEAVRSLTPEQVRRAAEKYLRLDKAIVTALLPHGTEFTEAQVNAVLDRVEKGPVAAPPERKARKVSAGEPTLKLGAKAKGPSDIIQETLPSGAKLVVRVEPAVPLFAVRAAFLGGLRYETPADNGLTTLLARSLTRGTPTRDAEEISQLADIYAGSIGGLSGRNSVNLRGEFLSRHFEAAFRLFADSVLHPSFPEVEVARERSLMLQDILTREDKPSGLAFDLFNRTLYRTHPYRMPTLGEKESVEALGPEALRAYHERYMDPSQMVLTVVGDVKVDEVLALANEYFGKSRGKAAPAPRILEEAALEGSREEKRVLAKAQSHLVMGFRGVRINDPERHALEALSGVLSGQGGRLFVELRDKRSMAYSVSSFGVEGIEPGYFAAYMGTSPEKVDAALEGIRAELRRVRDERIPEEELERAKQNLIGTHEIALQRNGARAGMMAMDTLYGLNMDNFLHYAEHIAAVTSEQVRDVARKVIDFDKSVLAVVGP; translated from the coding sequence ATGGCCATCCGCTACGCGCTGCCCAACGGGCTCACTGTCGTCTTCGAGGAACAGCACGCCGCCAAGGTCGCGGCCTTCCAGGTCTGGGTGAAGGTCGGCAGCGCCGACGAGCGCCCGGACCAGGCGGGCCTGGCCCACCTCCACGAGCACATGCTCTTCAAGGGCACGGAGCGGCGCGGCCCCGGGGAAATCGCCCGGGACGTGGAGGCCCACGGCGGGGAGATCAACGCCTGGACGTCCTACGACCAGACGGTCTACCACATCGTCATCGCCAGCCAGTTCGCCCGGACGGGCCTGGACATCCTCGGGGACGCGGTGCGCCGCTCCGCCTTCGACGCCGAGGAGCTGGCGCGCGAAATCGAGGTCGTCTGCGAGGAGATCAAGCGCAGCCAGGACACGCCGTCCCGGCGGGCTTCGCGTGACTTGTTCTCCACGGCCTTCCAGCGCCACCCGTACCGGCTGCCGGTGCTGGGGACGGCGGAGAGCGTGCGCAGCTTCAGCCGCGAGAAGGTGCTGGAGTTCTACCACCGGTATTACACGCCGAAGAACATGGTGCTGTCCGTCTCGGGTGACTTGAGCGAGGCGGAGCTGCGCGGGTGGGTGGACGAGATTTTCGGCGGGGACTGGGGCCGTCCGTTCGAGGGGGAGGTGAAGCGCCCCGAGGAGCCCGCGCCCACGGCCCGCCGCGTGCTCTTGCGGCCGGACGAGGTCAAGGAGGCGTGGCTGCACCTGACGTTCCCGATTCCCGAGGCCGCGCACCCGGACACGCCCGCGCTGGACGTGCTGGCGATGATGGTGGGCCAGGGGGAGGCGTCCCGGCTGACGCGCGAGGTGAAGCGCCGTCACAACCTGGTCAACGACATCCACGCCTTCGCGTACACGCCGCAGGACCCGGGCCTGTTCTCGGTGTCGATGACGCTGCAGCCCGGCCACTGCGAGCGCGCGCTGGAGGAGGCCGCCAAGGCGCTGGCCACCATGCGCGTGACGCCGGTGACGGAGGACGAGCTGTCCACGACGAAGGCGCTGCTGGAGGCGGAGGCCGTCTACCAGCGCGAGACGGTGCAGGGTGTGGCGCGGAAGATGGGCTACTTCCAGTCCGGCATGGGCAGCCTGGAGGCGGAGGCGCGGTACTACGAGGCCGTGCGCTCGCTGACGCCCGAACAGGTTCGGCGGGCGGCGGAGAAGTACCTGCGGCTGGACAAGGCCATCGTCACGGCGCTGTTGCCGCACGGGACGGAGTTCACGGAGGCGCAGGTGAACGCGGTGCTGGACCGCGTGGAGAAGGGCCCCGTGGCGGCGCCGCCCGAGCGCAAGGCGCGCAAGGTGTCGGCGGGAGAGCCCACGTTGAAGCTGGGCGCGAAGGCGAAGGGTCCCAGCGACATCATCCAGGAGACGCTGCCCTCGGGGGCGAAGCTGGTGGTGCGCGTGGAGCCGGCGGTGCCGCTGTTCGCGGTGCGCGCGGCGTTCCTGGGCGGATTGCGCTACGAGACGCCGGCGGACAACGGGCTGACGACGTTGCTGGCGCGCAGCCTCACGCGGGGCACGCCGACGCGGGACGCGGAGGAGATTTCGCAGCTCGCGGACATTTACGCGGGCAGCATCGGGGGCTTGAGCGGACGCAACTCGGTGAACCTGCGCGGGGAGTTCCTCTCGCGGCACTTCGAGGCGGCGTTCCGGTTGTTCGCGGACAGCGTGCTGCACCCCTCGTTCCCCGAGGTGGAGGTGGCGCGGGAGCGCTCGCTGATGCTCCAGGACATCCTCACGCGGGAGGACAAGCCGTCCGGGCTGGCGTTCGACCTGTTCAACCGGACGCTGTACCGCACGCACCCGTACCGGATGCCGACGCTGGGTGAGAAGGAGTCGGTGGAGGCGCTGGGGCCCGAGGCGCTCCGCGCGTACCACGAGCGGTACATGGACCCGTCGCAGATGGTGCTGACGGTGGTGGGTGACGTGAAGGTGGACGAGGTGCTCGCGCTGGCGAACGAGTACTTCGGCAAGTCGCGGGGCAAGGCCGCGCCGGCTCCGCGCATCCTGGAGGAGGCGGCGCTCGAGGGCTCGCGCGAGGAGAAGCGCGTGTTGGCCAAGGCGCAGTCGCACCTGGTGATGGGCTTCCGGGGCGTGCGCATCAACGACCCGGAGCGGCACGCGCTGGAGGCGCTGTCGGGCGTGTTGTCGGGTCAGGGCGGGCGGCTGTTCGTTGAGCTGCGCGACAAGCGGTCCATGGCGTACAGCGTGAGCAGCTTCGGCGTGGAGGGCATCGAGCCGGGCTACTTCGCGGCGTACATGGGGACGAGCCCCGAGAAGGTGGACGCGGCGCTGGAGGGCATCCGCGCGGAGCTGCGGCGGGTGCGCGACGAGCGGATTCCGGAGGAGGAGCTGGAGCGGGCGAAGCAGAACCTCATCGGCACGCATGAAATCGCGCTCCAGCGCAACGGCGCGCGGGCGGGGATGATGGCCATGGACACCCTGTACGGGCTGAACATGGACAACTTCCTGCACTACGCGGAGCACATCGCCGCGGTGACGTCGGAGCAGGTCCGGGACGTGGCGCGCAAGGTCATCGACTTCGACAAGAGCGTGCTCGCCGTCGTCGGTCCGTGA
- a CDS encoding 50S ribosomal protein L11 methyltransferase, producing MSQTYLSLTVELPEEASEAVQDLLHESGALGLEVRDRETPTMPGVKAPNAGEAIVIGYFEDRPTAESARDSVAESFPDARIGLDEQPQQDWSNEWKSLIKSVHVGRLWVGPPWDVANAPADAVRLVIEPKMAFGTGDHPTTSLCLAAVDAYMTDHPGASVLDVGTGTGVLAIAAKKLGAGRVVATDNDPTSVELAQENLTDNGTPDIDVSGKELTAVEGTFDLVLANILANTLIELAPLIAPKAKDRLVLAGVLSHQRADVEAAYRNLGFTVLPGATQGEWVRIDLKR from the coding sequence ATGTCCCAGACCTATCTGTCACTCACCGTGGAGTTGCCCGAGGAAGCGTCCGAGGCCGTACAGGACCTCCTCCACGAGTCCGGTGCGCTCGGCCTCGAGGTACGAGACCGCGAAACCCCCACCATGCCCGGCGTGAAGGCCCCCAACGCGGGCGAGGCCATCGTCATCGGCTACTTCGAGGACCGCCCCACCGCCGAGTCCGCTCGCGACAGCGTCGCCGAGTCCTTCCCCGACGCCCGCATCGGCCTGGACGAGCAGCCCCAGCAGGACTGGAGCAACGAGTGGAAGTCCCTCATCAAGTCCGTCCACGTCGGCCGCCTCTGGGTGGGCCCGCCCTGGGACGTGGCCAACGCCCCCGCCGACGCGGTGCGCCTGGTCATCGAGCCCAAGATGGCCTTCGGCACCGGTGACCACCCCACCACGTCCCTGTGCCTCGCCGCCGTGGACGCGTACATGACCGACCACCCGGGCGCGAGCGTCCTCGACGTGGGCACCGGCACCGGCGTGCTCGCCATCGCCGCGAAGAAGCTGGGCGCGGGCCGCGTCGTCGCCACCGACAACGACCCCACCTCCGTGGAGCTGGCCCAGGAGAACCTCACCGACAACGGCACCCCGGACATCGACGTGTCCGGCAAGGAACTCACCGCGGTGGAGGGCACCTTCGACCTGGTGCTGGCCAACATCCTCGCCAACACGCTCATCGAGCTGGCGCCGCTCATCGCGCCCAAGGCCAAGGATCGACTGGTCCTCGCGGGTGTGCTCTCCCACCAGCGCGCCGACGTCGAGGCCGCCTACCGCAACCTCGGCTTCACCGTGCTCCCCGGCGCCACCCAGGGCGAGTGGGTGCGCATCGACTTGAAGCGCTGA
- the hemW gene encoding radical SAM family heme chaperone HemW, translating into MPFDAPVDLLTGMPAARFGLYLHFPYCLAKCPYCDFAVAVARQVPEERYANAVLTELDARLAASPELRDKPLESIFLGGGTPSLWHPRYVSRVLEGIAARLKVSPGAEVSLEGNPERADAERFEGYRAAGVNRLSLGVQSFEPRTLKALGRAHDAEQVERAVELARRARFPVVSMDFIYGVHGQTVAEVEQDARRAVALQPEHLSTYALTVEREVLAVDTPLSKQLKRGELELPSDDDVVTMAATVRQVYGAAGLTRYEVSNHAREGFSSRHNALYWTGGEYLALGVGATGMLLTPEPSRYVNLRSPEKYLSQVEAGRLPEDSREALGAEELFAERLAMGLRLVSGVDWEAVCERYGQPVGPRRAEVARLVEHGFATLTNGRLALTEKGADVHSAVCARLL; encoded by the coding sequence ATGCCGTTCGACGCGCCAGTGGACCTGCTCACGGGGATGCCGGCGGCCCGCTTCGGGCTGTACCTGCACTTCCCCTACTGCCTCGCGAAGTGCCCGTACTGCGACTTCGCCGTGGCCGTGGCGCGCCAGGTGCCCGAGGAGCGCTACGCGAACGCGGTGCTGACGGAGCTCGACGCGCGCCTCGCCGCCTCGCCCGAGCTGCGCGACAAGCCTTTGGAGTCCATCTTCCTGGGCGGTGGTACTCCGTCACTCTGGCATCCGCGCTACGTCTCGCGCGTGCTGGAGGGCATCGCCGCGAGGCTGAAGGTGTCGCCCGGCGCGGAGGTGTCGCTGGAGGGCAACCCGGAGCGCGCGGACGCGGAGCGCTTCGAGGGCTACCGGGCCGCGGGCGTGAATCGGCTGTCCCTGGGCGTCCAGTCCTTCGAGCCCCGGACACTCAAGGCGCTGGGCCGCGCGCACGACGCGGAGCAGGTGGAGCGCGCGGTGGAGCTGGCGAGGCGCGCGCGCTTCCCGGTGGTGTCCATGGACTTCATCTATGGCGTGCACGGCCAGACGGTGGCCGAGGTGGAGCAGGACGCGCGCCGCGCGGTGGCGCTCCAGCCCGAGCACCTGTCCACGTACGCGCTGACGGTGGAGCGCGAGGTGCTGGCGGTGGACACGCCCTTGTCCAAGCAGCTCAAGCGCGGCGAGCTGGAGCTGCCCTCGGACGACGACGTGGTGACGATGGCCGCCACGGTGCGCCAGGTGTACGGCGCCGCGGGCCTCACCCGCTACGAGGTCTCCAACCACGCGCGTGAGGGCTTCAGCTCCCGGCACAACGCGCTGTACTGGACGGGCGGCGAGTACCTGGCGCTGGGCGTGGGCGCCACGGGGATGCTGCTGACGCCCGAGCCCTCGCGCTACGTCAACCTGCGCAGCCCGGAGAAGTACCTGTCCCAGGTGGAGGCGGGGCGGCTGCCCGAGGACAGCCGCGAGGCGCTGGGGGCCGAGGAGCTGTTCGCGGAGCGGCTGGCGATGGGGCTGCGGCTGGTGTCGGGCGTGGACTGGGAGGCGGTGTGTGAGCGATATGGCCAGCCGGTGGGGCCCCGACGGGCGGAGGTGGCGCGGCTGGTGGAGCACGGCTTCGCGACGCTGACGAACGGGCGACTGGCCTTGACGGAGAAGGGCGCGGACGTGCACAGCGCCGTCTGCGCGCGGCTCTTGTAG
- a CDS encoding imm11 family protein, producing the protein MVKRYFQLTDDVSVPGRWDLGHPRESRGRELDDPWMFREGRPVAVRGRLSVPIEVPGRALDFSLAGFSTPVVHVTVANLFQELAPDEVQLVPVDIEGRPDAYFILVATKLIRCIDDGATEEVLYWTEDDHRPEKLGQYRDVYGLRIDSAKVEDAKVFRTWGWSIALVVSEDIQRALAQLKATGVKLTPV; encoded by the coding sequence ATGGTGAAGCGGTACTTTCAATTGACCGACGATGTCTCAGTGCCGGGCCGCTGGGACCTGGGGCATCCCCGTGAGTCTCGAGGGCGTGAGCTGGATGACCCCTGGATGTTCAGGGAGGGGCGGCCGGTGGCGGTGCGCGGGCGGCTCTCCGTTCCCATCGAAGTGCCGGGCAGGGCGCTCGACTTCTCGCTGGCGGGTTTCAGCACGCCAGTGGTCCACGTCACCGTGGCCAACCTCTTTCAGGAGCTTGCACCTGACGAGGTGCAACTCGTCCCTGTGGATATCGAGGGGCGCCCCGACGCGTACTTCATCCTCGTGGCGACGAAGCTCATTCGCTGCATCGACGATGGCGCGACGGAAGAGGTGCTCTACTGGACCGAAGACGACCATCGTCCGGAGAAGCTGGGCCAGTATCGCGATGTTTACGGCCTGCGCATCGACTCCGCCAAGGTGGAGGATGCGAAGGTGTTCCGCACCTGGGGATGGTCCATCGCGCTCGTCGTCTCCGAGGACATCCAACGAGCACTGGCGCAGCTGAAAGCGACCGGCGTGAAGCTCACGCCGGTGTAG